A region of the Gambusia affinis linkage group LG11, SWU_Gaff_1.0, whole genome shotgun sequence genome:
TTGCAGGTGAAAGGCCTGCTGCACCAGTTGGTGCTGGAGCCGTTCAACTGGTTTCAGGATGGAGTTGAGCTCAGACAGAGATGCTGCTGgagcaaaaaaatctgatatgtgaaaacatttattattttgtcccttttgttttatttttgtcttttatttctctgtagATAAAGACTCAAAAGCCTCGACTGCTTTAAGGCGCCTTGGAGACGATTTGAAGCTAAATCAGGTTACAGCAGGATTTCACTGTAAAAGGCAAAACTTTAAccaaaatgaagcccaaagttAAATTGCAGAATTGTAACTCACAGTATCATCGGTGTAGATTGAATTTTAAATCTCTTTAGGAAGGAAGGAACTGGTCTGAGGATGGATCCCTGAGGAACTCAGGAAATCATCTGTTGactcagtttatttgtttttaaaggaatcAATTAAATTCTGCTGACTTTCTGCTTTTCTACTCTGCATGATGTGCTCCATTAAAATCCTTTGGGgtcataaaaagttaaatttgtaactttaaacctgtttgtttttctgaaatggaCTTTTCCCTCCAATCTGATTCATGAACCGTCTCACCGTGTGAGCTTAACGCCGGCGGAGCTTTTGAATCTGTTACTGATTGTTCTCATGAAAATCAtcggttttgttttctgctcatgtcattttgttttttggggtttttttattctcatcttGCATGCTGAGTTTTGTACAGACtgttagatgtttttattttctccattctTATGTTGATTCTCATGCTgaaccttttatttctttatgaaatGGTCGCTACAGATGCAACTTGGATGAATAAAGAtcatttctgcttctgtctgACTTGGAACTGTGAGGTTTCTGGACTCAAAccaaagattttatgttttaattgtgaaaataaatattaaatgtagaaATGAAACCTTACATTTCCAAGTCTTTATGTTTGTGATTGTGTATAAAGTCTCCATGAATCCATGATCTGTCCTGTCAGCTGATTGGAGCAGACATGATGTctatgttttcatttgatttttcttgttttgccatttttgtcttgtgtattaaataaaataaagctcttATCTAtcagcttcctgttttgttcCACAACTCTAACTTAACCCACCAGGGATAAAGAGAGTTCAGTTCCTACTGGGTGTTTGAAGCTGTGTTGGTCATCATGGATGGGGCGGAGCTTCAGGGATTACATCACTAAGGGGTTCCGCAGGGTTTGCTATTGGGCCCATTTCTTTTAGTTGATCTTTGATTAGCCATCAGGGAGGAGTtgagagcagagctgctggATGAACAGACAGTTGGATGAATTGAttcctttatttacatttaaatctgagtttttcttAGAAGTCAAATACTGACAATGatccaaatattttcattctagacagaaaatgaaaataatctgaaaattgaaacaaaatatgGATTTCTTATTTCACTTTAGATTGATTAAAACTAGCTTTGGGGATCCTGACTCCATGATTATGACAGCTGGGTTTTATAACGAGGCTAAACTCCACtaaaaccagcagaaatgtCATAAACCAGTTTTAAGTTTCTCCTGGGAATCCAGAACGTCATCATGaccattttaaatgtatacGGTCAGATTTTACAGCCTGTTGGATGTTTCAGTAATTTCACGCACTGAGGTTTTTCTTAATAGCACAAAGAGTGATTTTTCCATCTTCATACAGTATTTATGTTCATCCTGCGGATtaatttctattgttttaatttcaaagcTTCAAAGAAGGTAAAATTTAGAGGTGAACAAAACTGATCTTGTTGGTTTTCATGcggatttttatatttacaaacagTTTACTGTATTAATGTTGAGGCGGATCATCTCGGATCATCCCGTCTCCGCCATGTTGCAGCGGTCTGTCCACCACCCGGAAGCCATCAGTTTGTGGAGCTGATGTCTGTGGTTGTGTCCTCAGGTGAAGTCTGTCATCAACCTGCTGTTCGCTGCCTTCACAGGAGACGTCTCCGCCCTGAGGAGGTGAGCATTCCTCCCGCTGAATCCAACATCAAGCTTTTACTCACTTCATCAACCAAGAAGCTCTGCGCTATACCGCCCCCTAGTGGCCACACAATGCGCATGTCTACTGTTTTTGATGGATGTTACCGGAGGCTACTTTATGACTGTATGTATGATCCATTGGCAGTAATAACGTCCTTAATATTAGCTTGTCTAAAGGGGATGATGGAAGGGACTAAAGTTTAATTTCcatgttatttattaatttgtacaaatcaaataactatttaatctgcaagctaaatatttagtttggagccaTTGATGCTGCGAGCTACTAACACTAAGGCGCTATTTAACTAGCTAAATATTAGTTCAAATTAGGTCAAaatagttagcaagctaaatatttaggtagttcagagataaatatttaggtaATATGCAAATTCACTTGCCAACAAGCAGAAGTTGGTAAACCCaccttttatttacaataaaaggTGGGTTTTGGGGACCGCTTCATAATCTCCTGCTTAGGATCGTTTCATGTCACCTCTTTATTGTCTCTTCTACTCTTCTGTTCCTCtccaacatttacatttgtttagaACAAGGGTGAGCCGTTTTAATTGCAATGCTGATTTTATCAATGACTGGTAAAAGTGATGCCTCAGCGTCTCACCAGCAGCAGTTTCTCAagacccagcttttattttgatagtccacTTCCGTTTATCGGCAAGTGCGTTAGCATAATAGCTATTTAGCTCTGAGCTAGCTAAGTATATGACGATAAGTTGCAGGTCCAGTCAGAAGTTCACATATAATTTTCAGAGGAATGAAAATTATATTAAAGTTTCtaagatttattttagattatattttttcCGGAAGTTAAATAACCAGTTTTCTCTGGATCTGGGATCGTTTTCCTGCTGGTCTACGTGACCCAATTTCACCTCAAACAACAAAGTATAGGAGATTTAGCAGCTTAGACGATTACCTCCAACCAAACTGGTTCTGATTACATAAACCCGGCCGACACGGTTCAGTTCAGAACCCGGACCTGTgacgggttctggttctgtccgaCGGGTCAGAACCCCGGCTGAAGACGGCTgcgcgtgtttgtgtgtttcaggttCGCCCTGTCCTCCATGGACATGGAGCAGAGGGACTACGACTCCAGGACGGCACTCCATGTCGCCTCAGCTGAAGGTAAACCGGAACCGGAAcctttaaaaaatctaaaatatcaTCTCTGAAAGTACATTAATTTAAGTTCGAGCCAGGACCGCACAGTATTCTGGGAGATGCatgcagaggaaagactttagccgCGCAACCTCTCACGGCTAGCTAAGCTAAGTTGGGTGGCATCAACTCACCTGctctttggttacttagcaactcGGTCATTCTTTGGTTGCCTAGTAACAACCTGCTGAGTCGCAGTTTCAGATTTCTCCATCATGCCTcaaaattgcttaaaaatgaaaaacgacATGGGTTTTCACTCCACAGTCACAGGGATGGTCACTCCACTAGTTTGGCaggatttttacatatttgaaacaaaaactaaatcaatttATCAGCTGATAAATCTGTCAGCCATATTGTTGTTCAGTTACCCAGCAGAACTCAGTGTCTCTGTCTGCTTTCAGGACACCTGGAGGTGGTCCGCTTCCTGCTGGACGCCTGCAAGGTTAACCCGGTCCCTAAAGACAGGTGAGTCCCGTCCAGCAGGTCCATTACCCGGTCCGGCCTGGTTCTGAGTCCAGCCTGTCCTCCTGCCAGGTGGGGCAACACCCCGCTGGACGAAGCCGTGCAGTTCGGCCATCACGACGTGGTCGCCGTCCTGCAGCAGTACCAGGAGAACTACAACCCGACCGACGGTTCTGACAAGACGAGCAACGAGAAGAACCTGGACAGCCTCCTGTAGAACCGCCGGATCCTCCGGAGAAAACCCGCTCTAGTGGCTTTGCTTTGTGTTTCCGCCTGTTTCCTgatgtagtgtgtgtgtgtgagcttcATGCAGCGTCTGTGACCCAGTGTTTACAGtatatttacacatatttatataaatacgAATATATCAAGTCAGGGATGGGAATCAGAAACCTACGACAGTATCAGGGccagatggaaaacaaaaagatgagaaCAAATCAGCCAAAACACTTTgagattaatcagaaaaaaagagatgggcatttctgagtttgaaaaattcaaaaaatctcagaaatttttaatctcaaattttctagAACAGGAagatttctgagcttgaaaagtctgaaaattgctagaaaaaaatccggaaattttagattaatcagaaattttgtagaaaaaaaaatatatatattttgttcgATAAAATCTCAggaatgcagaaaaacaaaaatttctgAACTTGAGAAGTCTACATTTTTCAGTtcgaaacattttcagaaaattttctgttttttctagaaaatttgagataaaaatgtttttctagaaaattctttgacttttcaaactcagaatttttTCTCTAAAAGGTTTCTGagataaatgtcaaatttgttTTGGTGGGCATTTACTCCTTTTGTCTACCTACCATGGCCCTATTGCGTTGTCATAGAAACCAGGTTCTGCTTATGTGAGTTTATGTGAAATCTTGGTGTAAATTGTTCCAGGTATCtgttctctgattggctgatggcCGCAGACGTCGCGCGGCTCCTCTGACGTCAGATGATTGCATcctgaatgtattttatgaCGACGGCGTCGTCGATGCACAGAGACTTTATGAGACTCATGTTTGTGTAATTTGTTCAatttacaataaagtttttttgtttttggtcgcATTTCGACTCCAGACCAAAGGTGgcgctgttctttttttttttttttgtttagtcatTTTGAATGACAGGTCAGAAAATCTCTTTCCAGGGGCTGTCATAGGcacacaaagaaagaacaaaaatctggaaatttctgccaaaaaaaattaaattttgtagaaaaaacaagaaaatttcaggccccaaaagaaaaaacacgtttttaaattaatctcagcTATTTTCTAGATAAAAACTTGGAATTTCagaagtcaaaaatgttcaacctttgaaactcaaaaagtgtttgcatttcttaatcaaaaaatttcctgattttttttttttaataaaaaattcttgAATTAAACTCCAAACCTTTTggttttttggtggaaatttatcTTTATGCTGTCGTAGTTTTTATGCatcagtttgtaaaaaatatttaactgtaattattttccttccagcttcattaatgtttaatttaatttttgttaccAATACCAGTATAGCCAGTTTCCATTCCTTAGCTGCCTAGTGTTactaaaaaacccaaaaaattaaatgaatgtctTCTACTGTATGTGGAAGACTTCAGTAAgcataattatatttttgattcATATTCCAGCTCAGGTTTAAGATTATTTACTGGTTTTATTGGTGAAATTCTAACTTCACTCAATAAATCAGGTGCAGTTCACACTCCAACCACTAGATGGTGTAAACTAATCGCATCCTTAGTAATACAGGGATATCAATAGTGTTCGTACTTCTGTTTTGCTGTATTTAGAAGCATTAAACTAATAGTTTATAGTTTCAGACGGATATTTCTGCAGCATAAATCATGTCttataaagtaataaatttgtttctatggaaacagaTTGTCTCCTTTAATCTTATGCCCATAAAAACAGTGAATAAATGCAAGGTTTTCACAATCACCATGTGTTGATCACATTCAGTGTTGGAGTTAACTTTAATCTCATTATATAGTGACGATACATAAATTCTGTTCTATTATGTTTggatatttacagttttattaaagcatttttaataaaatgcagtgagtaaaaactgaaaagtgtatTTATATTTCAGCCTGAAACCCTGGAGGAAAGATTTCCCTCTTATGACAaacttgcattttttatttttactatgtaaataaaaatccaggTGATGTTCATGAACCTTTTCTGATCACTGATTGATGAACTGATTGATGTCGGTTTGGAGGAAGTAACCAGGATTGTTGTCGTTTTCCAGAGACGACGGCAACAGGTCAGGCAATAAATCCTTGAGTAATTCATCCAGCTCCCCCTGCAGAGCAACAAAAACGttcattttaaatcagctgCCATAAAGAAGTCATGAGACAGGAAGCAGCGTCCAACCCACCGGGAGGTACTCAGGCTCCACGTCCATGTGTGTGAGCGGCGGCGGAGACGGCGGCGGCGAGGGGTCACTGAGGGGGACAGACACgtttacttcctgtttacttCCTGAAGAACAACTGGCAAAGAGTCTCAGTTCAGCAGAAACTTACACGGAGACCAAAACGATCTTCTTGGGGACGTAGCCGTCTCTGCTGGGGGAAGACGACTCTGCAGGGGGGCAAAGCAGAAACAGCGCCACCAACTGGGTGAGACGTTACACAGCTCTGAttctaaaactgattttagatTTATAATTCAAACTAATTTCCCTATAATGACTACAAGAAAACTGGCTTTTAgacatttatgtaaatattgataaatatgttttcattggTCAAACTGAAGGGTGTGAATAGTTTCTGCCAAGGtgtcagaaagaaaaagtaataaaagttacattttcatcataaatgttccagtttgaaactaaaaattCAGCTTGACGGCTCAGAGCTAACTAATTAGCAAGCTACCaggctaactaaatatttagctcactAACTAAATATGGAGTTAAATAAGTGAATATTCATttagagttaaatatttagcttgttaactaaatatttagtttccttGAATAATTGAAAAATTAACCTCCATTTTCACCCTTAAGGCAGACAAAACGTCAGAACCGTCTCCAGACGTAAACACGGCCGGGTGGCGCCGCTCGGTACCTGCTGTTCTGTAGCGTGCGAAGGCGGCGTCTTTGGGGGTGTCGGGGTAGAGGTAGAGCAGCGGGTTGTGGCTCCGCCCCGACGTGGTCAGGGTGTAGTTGTGGATGGCGTTGGGCAGAGGCAGAACCGACAGCTCCTTCTTGGTGTACGGCTCCACGAAGTGgatgtgtttctctgcagagcGGGTCAGATCAGTCCTCTGGGTCTGTTCGGGTTCTGTTGGTCCCGTTTGGGTCTGTGTGACACTGACCTCCGGCGGACTGCTCCACCCAGCTGAAGGTGATGGCGCCATCCGGGATGCTCTCACTGAATCGGATCAGAAACGTCCCGACCGGTTTCTCCCGCAGCAGGGCGCGCGTTCGCTCCTTGCTAACAAATCCCATGATGCATCTGGAGAGCAGAAACACATCCAGACATGTTGAAGGAGGAGAGAAGCTGGAGGCCAGTTAACCCAACCCGACCCAACCCGACCCGATACGACCCGACTTACCCGTCCCGCCACAGCTCCCACACAAACTTCTTGATCAGATCCAGAATCCCATCGATCCAGATCCAGACGTTCTCATCctgggaaacaggaagtcagagacACCCAGCGAAAAAATCAACAAAgatgtaaaacttttttatttacgGTTTTACAAGAATCTTTTTAAGGGCATCTTTCATTACGGCCTGAATCTGGACCAACATCCTGAATTAATAAACCAACGCTGCGCCATGTCGGCCCCTGAGGCCCCGAGGGCCCCTGGACTACAACAGGTCCTGAACCTCACCTTGGAAAACTTGTTCCAGTGAATCGGACCGTCAGGATCATCTGgagaaaatcagaaacaatCAGTTAGCTTAGCATGGAGGCTAAGCTAATCAGTTAGCTTAGCATGGAGGCTAAGCTAACTGATCCATTACATGTATGGGAGCAGAAACATGGAGGCGGtgggaggttctggttctgttggacccaCCCATGATCTTGGCCTGCAGCATGGACAGCTGGTCCTGGTCCAGTGGCCGCTGCCCGACCGACAGGAACTGCCAGCTGAGGAGCGGCGCCAGCTGCTCCCACTTCAGGCCCGGCGGGTCCAGAAACAGCGACAGGTTCTGGCCACACAGAGCAGAACTTCAGGCCCGTCCAATCCGGCACAGGACCCGGTCCTGGTTCTGTACTCACCTCCGAGTCGACGCCGGACGCCATGCTGGACCACATGATGGCGGCCCAGGCGCTGGGCACCTGGTTGGAGCTGGAGATGACCACCAACGGCAGGGAGCTGGCCTGGTGggcaaacagaaccagaaccgggccgtCAGCTGGTCCAGAACCGGTTCACTGGTTtaactggttctactggttacCTGGATGTTGAAGGTCTCCCCGTTGTGCTGCAGCTGCGTGACGAAGCGGATGATGTGGAGCTCCTCTGTGACGGTCAGCTGGTTCTGATCGGCCCAAAACGgtcaaagatttaaaataatcacGTCTTTAAGCTCCTGGTTAACAAACGGTTAAATAATTCACAACGTTTCACCTCACAGGAACCTTTAACTCTggactttctttctttgagtgactgaaaacaaaaacagagagaaaaatgatttaatgaaGATCAATACTGTGATCAATACTGTGATCAATACTGTGATCAATACTGTGATCAATACTGTGATCAATACTGTGATCAATACTGTGATCAGGTTTTCCCACCATGTGTTCGAACGCCACCGTCAGCGCGCCGCTGGACAGATCGACGTCCAGAACCTTGGAGTCGTCACGCGAGAAATCGAACTGAcgaaaactaaaagaaataaaacaaaaaaactttattgtttattgttattgaaatatttcacttaaatatagaaaataacaaaataatttttttctttttactaaaatattatatatacatatttactaaaaatggtaaaacaagatttaaacattgttacttttttcaatgtaattattaaattattctcaCCTGCTGATGGTTTTTACTTCTTCAACGTCTCTGAAGATTTGagccagaaaaatgttttatggaaAAACAGACGcagagaataaaatatttgatcgGAAGTGAAGATTTTTTCTTACTTGTCAAAAACAGGTTGGACTTTGATGAGAGTTTTAAAAGCTGGAAGGTTCACCAGAAACCTGAGGAGAAGAAATGCTGTCAGAcgtttgtttgtgctgcaaagatgtttgtttgtgcCGCCATCATTTCATaggcattattttaaaaaatgtccagaggtcaaaggtcaaccagcccccacgtttacaaaattaaaaattggtGTCAATAAACTTTCCTacgtttgtgctgcaaaaaatcaatttgtgctgcgtttgttttgattttattacatttcataaatgtctgacctctggaaacttttattaatgttttaaagttctGCTAGGTCTGGATGTGGGCGGCCATCTGGGCCCAGGTtgtaggtcaaaggtcacagtaCTCTGAGGGACGCCGCTGCGCCTCACCTCACGGTGACCTTGAAGCGAACGCCGGTCTTCAGGATCAGCGGCCGGTGAAGAAGGTTCTGCATGACGGGCTGCTTCTCCACCACCAGGGCGCTGCACAgaacccaaacagaaccggTCAGCAGGCCCCGCCCCCGCCGGTCCAATCAGCAGCCGGTGGGCGGGGCCTCACCTGGTCAGCAGGTTCCGGATCAGACTGCGGCAGAACTTCTCCATTTCTGCCAAGGAGTCGGTGAGACACGGGAAGTCCGGGGCCGGGaacctctggttctggacctgcagctgctgcagctgttcatCCACACCAAACAGAACCTCGGCCACTGCCGTGAACCTGCACAACACAAACAGGCCGGGTCAGGAGGCGGGGCGGACCGGGTCGGGTGGCAGGCCGGCGCCGGCGGCTCACCATTTCTCCAGCAGGTCCAGTCCGGCGTGTTCTGGGCTGCCGACGCAGGAtcgctgctgccgccgccgccactCAGGAAGCTCCACTCCGGTCAGAGTCTGGACCGAACCGGCCGCCTCGTTCAGAACCCTGACCAGCCGCTGCAGCACAACCTGACAGAAAACCCATCATGAGACGCCTGAGGCGGGTCGACCCGAAAACCCAGAGGCACCTGCAGCAGGGGAACCAGAAAAACGTCCCAGCAGgtttctcttcaaaataaaagaagttagCATCGTGGCTAGTTTTGCTGCTAGCCAATTTCAAACCTTAAATTGAGGGAGcagctggttctgatcagcTGGTTCTGATCGGTTCTGGTCGGTTCTGTACTGTGTGGGTCTCTGGTACCTGTTTGCTTTGGGAGATGGACCGGGTCATCCTCAGACACTCCTGCTCCACCAGAGCTTTGGACCGGACCAGTTCCACGTTCTGCTCCACTGGTGAAGGAAACACAAACGTTCCTGTTAGAACGCAGCagtgatgacctttgacccaaaCATTCCTGTTGAACGCCTTTTAGCGTCACACTGCAGCGTTCCTGCAgcagtgacctttgacctgaccTTTGCTTTGCCACGAGTTCTGGATGAAGTCGAGTTTCTCGCTCAGGTCCTCCAGGATTTTTACCTCCTTCTTCAGTTCCTGCAGCAGATTTCACAAAtcaaggttctggttctggttctgtcggTCCAGTCAAGAATCGGATCCGTCTGATTACCAGAACCTGCAGCTTCAGCTGCGTCACTTTGTTGTCCAGCTCCGTCTGCTGCGGCGCCATGACGCCGGCTCCGTTGTCCTGAGAGGAGAGCGGGGTCAGTTAGCTCCCATGCTGAGCGCCGCCGCGACGTTTATCGGGACTCACCATCGTCATGGTAACTGACTCCAGGATCTGCTTCTCCTCCTTCAGACATTCAGACAAAATGGCGGCCAGGTTCAGCGGCTGAGCCTGGAAGTTCTCCTGGAAACACAGAGCTGCTTCAGACCTGGTAGCCGTAGCATACTGACCGCTGCACCGGCTTCGCCGTACCACCATGTAGGCCCTCATCTTGGGGAAGTCGGGCCCCTGCAGGATGGCGTTCTCCTGGACCGAGCGGCGCCactgctcctccagctgctgcagcagagcgcAGAAACATTCAGCCGCCGCGTTCTCGTTCACAGCCGCAGAactcctgcagcaggaagtgatgtcacacTTTGACCcgcctcacttcctgtttaggCTTCaaggttgtttctgttttagtattttcataacaatatttctaatgtttttaaatattttatgtatctgtacagattttaaaaataaacatggatagaatggcctagtcaaagcccagatatTCAGAGCTGGTGGAGACCTGCAGCCAGAAGAGGCTGTGCAGGGTTCTGACTCAGGCAGGATGACTACAAATGtcctccacacttttcagatttttacaatataattattttatttccattttgtgtcaaatttaaacattttatgaaactttttcaggctcaataaataaaacatgttcagtcTGAGGCgctgcgccccctgctggaccgGAGCGGCATCTCCATAGCAACCGCATCCAGGAAATGCAGGGTGGATTCTGACTCCGCCTAGAACCGGCCTCTgaacccagcagaaccaacagaacccagcagaaccaacagaacccagcagaaccagctcCTCTTACCAGTCCTGGCTCTCAATCCAGTGGCTCAGCTGGTTCCGGATCTCCGTGGGGAACCGGCCCTCGTACAGCTGCCGGACCCGGTTCTGCAGCGCCGAGTCCATCTTCAGCAGCTCCTGCCACTGGGCCATCTGCACAGAACCACAACAGAACCGCCTGAGGAACCGGCACTGACCCGGTTCTCATGTCTCAGGTGGGATCCAGCTGCAGGTTCTGTGGATCATCTCTGCATCCCCCAAACCCCGAtacgttttccttccactaaactttccttACATGTCTGCGAGTTACAGTAAATCCATAAAAACCTCCAGAGCTTCACATGTAGCAGAACGTTTCAGATCACGTTGTGGTTTGTAGTTTGAATCTGAGAACGTTCCGGATGTTCAAACATCCTCGGTTCTGATCCGGGAACGTTCAACC
Encoded here:
- the LOC122840006 gene encoding signal transducer and activator of transcription 1-like; amino-acid sequence: MAQWQELLKMDSALQNRVRQLYEGRFPTEIRNQLSHWIESQDWSSAAVNENAAAECFCALLQQLEEQWRRSVQENAILQGPDFPKMRAYMVENFQAQPLNLAAILSECLKEEKQILESVTMTMDNGAGVMAPQQTELDNKVTQLKLQVLELKKEVKILEDLSEKLDFIQNSWQSKVEQNVELVRSKALVEQECLRMTRSISQSKQVVLQRLVRVLNEAAGSVQTLTGVELPEWRRRQQRSCVGSPEHAGLDLLEKWFTAVAEVLFGVDEQLQQLQVQNQRFPAPDFPCLTDSLAEMEKFCRSLIRNLLTSALVVEKQPVMQNLLHRPLILKTGVRFKVTVRFLVNLPAFKTLIKVQPVFDKDVEEVKTISSFRQFDFSRDDSKVLDVDLSSGALTVAFEHMSLKERKSRVKGSCENQLTVTEELHIIRFVTQLQHNGETFNIQASSLPLVVISSSNQVPSAWAAIMWSSMASGVDSENLSLFLDPPGLKWEQLAPLLSWQFLSVGQRPLDQDQLSMLQAKIMDDPDGPIHWNKFSKDENVWIWIDGILDLIKKFVWELWRDGCIMGFVSKERTRALLREKPVGTFLIRFSESIPDGAITFSWVEQSAGEKHIHFVEPYTKKELSVLPLPNAIHNYTLTTSGRSHNPLLYLYPDTPKDAAFARYRTAESSSPSRDGYVPKKIVLVSVDPSPPPSPPPLTHMDVEPEYLPGELDELLKDLLPDLLPSSLENDNNPGYFLQTDINQFINQ